DNA sequence from the Oncorhynchus clarkii lewisi isolate Uvic-CL-2024 chromosome 9, UVic_Ocla_1.0, whole genome shotgun sequence genome:
TACAGgatcttttatttttcagaagtttCAAGTCTGTAGAAGATCACTGCAATAATCCCATTACCCTTAACACACTCAAAGTATGGAGGTTAGTTCAACGCTTCTTGGGAAGGTCCAAACTAACCTTTGCTCTTACCCCAATTCTTAACAACCCAGATTTTGGTCCAGGATTGCTGGATGCTGGCTTTCACTTTTGGCTTAATAAGGGCATACGCAGACTAAATGACTTTGCTGATAAGATTTTGTCATTTGAGCAGATGGTCGAGAAATATTGACTCCCAAAACAGGGCTTTTTCCACTTCCTACAAGTAAGACATTACACCACCTTAATTggtaaccctgatatgtctgtcattgaaagaaTGCTTCTTTTTTTCCATGAAAGAAAATGTCTGTCTGTTTTATGATGCTTTTAAGGGCATTTTCTGCTGTCAACACAGAgggtgaaacaagtgtgggagAAAGAATTGTCTGTTACAATTGACGAAGAGATGTGGGAGGACTTTTGGAGATTTGCAAAAATATTATCTATATGTAATCGTACTAGAGCATTCCAATTAAGaataatacacagattgcatatatccccaaatcgcagacatgcttttagccccacttcctcttcccctcagtgtcttaaatgtaaaactgatacaggcaccctaacacattgtttatggtcatgtaccaaaatacaaagatactggtctggtgttctgcAAGAAATTAAAAAGATCCCAGGGGTTGATCTAGAATTGGACCCAGTTTCTTTACTGTTGGGTCTCCCTAGTAGGCATGTTACTTCTGTGGGTAAGAGGCGGCTTTACAACATCCTTACCTTCGCAGCGAGGGCAAACatccttttacagtggattagtgataaggttccttctattaaagatAGTATATTATGCCAATTTGAATGGGTGCctctggaatatctgacatgtacattgcattctaaaacagatcagttctacaaagtatgggaACCTTATCTAAATGACCTAGAACCTGAGGTATCAGCTATTATGCTGCAAGGATTCTCTTAGAATGGTGGTGATCTATGTATTTCAGAATTATACTGTACATTCCATGTGTGGAACCTAACTTCTTGGTTTAAACTGAgctttttttgtttaatttctgtaAGTTTGTTTAAAATATATGTATTGAGAGACTCAATGATGGGGTGAGAAGCGCCGAGCGGGAAGAGAAatggtgtatgtatgtgtatatgtataagTGAGTGctgttttttttgctttgtctctcttaatatgggtgaaaaattgtgaaattccaataaatactgttacaaaaaaaaaacagtaagCATAGGGTGACTTTTCAAAGGACTCCCTTAGGTCCAGTGAGTAGACAAAGTGTTTATAAATGGAGCTTCTCTATCAAGGCGACGATAATGGTCTCTGTGCTCTTGCCCCACTGTGTCCTCAGGCCTTCAGGGAGAGTGAGGAGGCCAAGAAGAGGCTGGTGGAGTCCTACGAGCTCATGCTGGGGTTCTATGGTATCCAGCTGGTCAACAAAGACACAGGTGAGGTCAAACGCGCCGAGAACTGGAGAGAACGCTTCGCCAACCTTGAAAGGTGAGTTGCTGAAGTTATGCCTTGGTCATCTTTACAGGATGTGATTTCTTAAGACCATGTGGAACCACTGATGACCATTTGTCATCAGTGGCGTTGTAAACTGTTACTAGGGGTCCTCCATCTAAATATGGGTTGTGTTTTCTGTCTCAGGAACATGCACAACAACCTCCGCATTACGCGCATCCTGAAGAGCCTGGGGGAGCTAGGCTTTGAGCACTACCAGAGCCCATTGGTGCGCTTCTTCCTGGAGGAGACGCTGGTCAAAAGGAACCTGAGCAGCGTCAAGCGCAGCGTGCTCGACTACTTCCTGTTTGCCATTCGTGACAAGCAGAAGCGCAAAGAGCTTCTGCGCTACGCTTTCCAGCACTTTGAGCCCAAGGAAAAGTTTGTATGGTGCCCCAGAAAGATCCAGAAACAGCTGAAGAAGGCGGAGAAGGGGAACGGAGAGGGAGCGGAGGAAGGCCGCACACGAGCCAAggctagagagggagaggcagtggGAGCCCAGAAGGAGAAGGGTGTTacggaggaggtgaaggagactACCAAGTTGAATGATGAAGCATTGAGTAGTGATGGAGATAAGCAGGCTGAGGGTTTTTCTGTTAATCCTTCAGGGCCAGCAATCTCCTCAGAGGACTCAGAATCACTGGGAAACGGGAACAGTAATGATCTTGATATGGACCATTCAGGCAGCCCAGACCCTGAGTCTGTTAAAGGAGATCACAGTATGGAGGAAGGACTCAAAGAGGATAGTCAAGCCAAGGACAGCGTCCAGGACTCAGTTAAAGTCAAGGCAGCTGCATCTGAAATGAAGTCCGATAATTTGGCGCAACCGACTAAGAAGAAAAGGGAAGGTGACACGGTGGTGACACGCAACGGTCCTTCAGAGAACTGCCCCAACGGGTGGGAGAAAGGCACAGGCGTCCCTAACGACAACCACCCGCATCAGACGAGCCCATCAGCGGCATCATCCCACAAAGCCAAGACTGAGGATCCCAAAAAGGATTCGCCGAAAAAGGACTTCTCAGAACGAGGTGAAAAACACCCAAGGACTGACTTTAGTGATGTGTCTGATAACAAAGCAGTGCCAGTGGGTGGGGAGAACACACAGAAAGCTGGAGAGGACCAGACCAATGGGAAAGAGGTGAAAAATGAAGTGGAGCCAATGGATGTGGAATCCAACCCCCAGCCAAGTTCAGGGAACTTCAGGGACATGGGAACTTCCTGAATATAAGGAGGGAGGAATCAGTTGCAGACTAAAGGGACATATGTTAAATTGTGTACAGTTATGGCCAATCCCaaatcgacccctagaccctacccTCTAGGCACTTCATGTGGATATGAAAGGCTCAGAAAAAATGTATAGTCTATGGTAAAAGCTCATCCTTGCCGTGTGATACTGTAGGTTAGATGGAATTCTCGCCATATTGCTTACACCTTACCAATCCTCAGAATGGCATAAATTCTGAGTTCTACGGAAGCTCCTAGGAGGAAGGCGCTAGGTGGTTTCTGGGCAGGGCTTTAACAGAAATATAGTTTTCAGGccttattatattctactgtccTCCATGTTCACATTAGTGGGTTTGTTCTTTTTGTTGGTAAGGATGTATGGATTACTGAATTTATTTGTTCTGATGAAATTGTGTTGTGACGGGGATTCAGACTGAAATCAGTTCTCCATAGTTGATCTTGCAACTGCGAGTAGTTGCGTACTTTGAACTGAGGAGGATGTAAGGATAGTCTGTAATTACAGTCAACATTGAAAAGATGAATTCAATCTCATACAATGAACTGATGCCTGCTTGTTGCAACTTTTTTTAATACACCACTCCGTTCAAAAACTGAATACAGTTTGAATAGTAATTTTGCACACATTGAAATGTACTTTGTATCTAGTATTATCTGTCAATGTTGCGACTACATTGTGTATTATATTTTATTGAAAGCCTCTATGAAATGGGAACAGGATTGTAATGTCATTTGTTTATTTCAAGAATTTTGCACTTCTTTTTTTTGCGGAATGAGAGATATACATGACattgccaaaaaaaaaaaaaaaaaacatttaactgTTTGATTGTATTCTGTCTTGGAAGTTTTGAAATAATATGAGATGTAGCTATTTGGTTGAACTACTTTGGCTTTGCTGTAAGGATGACATAGTAAGTGTAATCAATAGAATGTGGGTGTTCTTTTCTTATGTTCCAAACAGCGaggctgtttttatttattttttttccaaAATTATTGTATGGTTATCCAAAGGCCTGATCCCCTTCGACTCATTTATTGAATTGCAAATCTCAGGAAAACCCTGTGGGAGATAGTCAACGTTTCTTCCATTTCTGAGGTTATGTTTGGGTAAGCTTTGTTTTCCACCCTTGTGGAGATGTCATCACGAATGTCTATTTTACAATTTTCAGCAAATGAATTAATATATTCATCATACATGTATTGAAATTGTGTGTGAAAGGGTTGTAAATACACTCCACTTTGGTGGGGTGATGAATGGAATTTGAAAATCCTTTGTCCATGCAACCTACAAACTTGACCCTTTTCCTGTTACATGACAATAAAATAAAGATTGTGCAAGTTATTCACATTTGTTTGTCTAATTCATTTTTACCCTTCTAGAATTATTAATTTATTCAGATTCCAACCTTGGTTGTCTGAATACTATACTACAGCCGTGTCCAAaatttgagaatgacacattcattttctcaaagtctgctgcctcagtttgtgtgatggcaatttgcatatactccagaattgTTTAGAAGAGTGATCAGACGAATTGCAATTATTTACAGAGTCcccctttgccatgcaaatgaactgaatcccccaaaacattttcactgcatttcagccttgccacaaaaggaccagttgacatcatgtcagtgattctctcgttaacacaggtgtgagtgacaaggctggagatcactctgtcatgctgattgagtttgaataaca
Encoded proteins:
- the LOC139416289 gene encoding opioid growth factor receptor-like isoform X2 yields the protein MEPDDLVCVYDSTWDTESDGDDPGENQTRRSSQDKTKSWTSGLNLTDDECSEERMFNLKFYLNEYPSSPDDIFIESFHKEWKTDYKRLERVHSYIQWLFPLREPGVNYMASELTKKEILAFRESEEAKKRLVESYELMLGFYGIQLVNKDTGEVKRAENWRERFANLERNMHNNLRITRILKSLGELGFEHYQSPLVRFFLEETLVKRNLSSVKRSVLDYFLFAIRDKQKRKELLRYAFQHFEPKEKFVWCPRKIQKQLKKAEKGNGEGAEEGRTRAKAREGEAVGAQKEKGVTEEVKETTKLNDEALSSDGDKQAEGFSVNPSGPAISSEDSESLGNGNSNDLDMDHSGSPDPESVKGDHSMEEGLKEDSQAKDSVQDSVKVKAAASEMKSDNLAQPTKKKREGDTVVTRNGPSENCPNGWEKGTGVPNDNHPHQTSPSAASSHKAKTEDPKKDSPKKDFSERGEKHPRTDFSDVSDNKAVPVGGENTQKAGEDQTNGKEVKNEVEPMDVESNPQPSSGNFRDMGTS
- the LOC139416289 gene encoding opioid growth factor receptor-like isoform X1, which produces MEPDDLVCVYDSTWDTESDGDDPGENQTRRSSQDKTKSWTSGLWSNTFSRNMRAAKDMQNYRKGYPNLTDDECSEERMFNLKFYLNEYPSSPDDIFIESFHKEWKTDYKRLERVHSYIQWLFPLREPGVNYMASELTKKEILAFRESEEAKKRLVESYELMLGFYGIQLVNKDTGEVKRAENWRERFANLERNMHNNLRITRILKSLGELGFEHYQSPLVRFFLEETLVKRNLSSVKRSVLDYFLFAIRDKQKRKELLRYAFQHFEPKEKFVWCPRKIQKQLKKAEKGNGEGAEEGRTRAKAREGEAVGAQKEKGVTEEVKETTKLNDEALSSDGDKQAEGFSVNPSGPAISSEDSESLGNGNSNDLDMDHSGSPDPESVKGDHSMEEGLKEDSQAKDSVQDSVKVKAAASEMKSDNLAQPTKKKREGDTVVTRNGPSENCPNGWEKGTGVPNDNHPHQTSPSAASSHKAKTEDPKKDSPKKDFSERGEKHPRTDFSDVSDNKAVPVGGENTQKAGEDQTNGKEVKNEVEPMDVESNPQPSSGNFRDMGTS